The Hyphococcus flavus genome contains a region encoding:
- a CDS encoding prolyl-tRNA synthetase associated domain-containing protein — protein MTEESADAPQPAPDAASREDLFAFLDRLNITHKTVEHEAIFTVEQGRALKRQWAGGHSKNLFLKDKKGSLFLAVALGETRVDLVGLGKRIGAKGRLSFGKPALMTETLGVIPGAVTPFTLINKSAAALSSVILDTALLACDPVWFHPLENTASTAIAPSDLKAFVSACGFEAQIIDLEAPLAS, from the coding sequence ATGACCGAAGAGAGCGCCGATGCGCCGCAACCGGCCCCTGACGCTGCGAGCCGGGAAGACCTTTTTGCTTTCCTCGACAGGTTGAATATCACCCACAAGACGGTCGAACATGAGGCGATTTTTACGGTTGAGCAGGGCCGGGCGCTGAAACGCCAATGGGCCGGCGGGCACTCGAAAAATCTGTTTTTGAAAGACAAAAAAGGATCGCTCTTTCTTGCCGTGGCGCTGGGGGAGACACGCGTCGATCTTGTCGGCCTTGGCAAGCGGATCGGCGCGAAGGGGCGGTTGTCGTTCGGCAAGCCGGCGTTGATGACTGAAACCCTCGGGGTCATTCCCGGCGCGGTGACACCTTTTACGCTGATCAATAAAAGCGCGGCGGCGCTTTCCTCCGTAATCCTCGACACAGCGCTCCTGGCCTGTGATCCGGTCTGGTTTCATCCCCTTGAAAACACCGCTTCGACCGCGATCGCGCCGTCCGACCTCAAGGCATTCGTGTCAGCATGCGGTTTCGAGGCGCAGATCATTGATCTTGAGGCCCCGCTGGCGTCCTGA
- a CDS encoding thioredoxin family protein translates to MSEILGANGLPTGDADNGDLIKDATIETFEADVLSASMTTPVVVDFWADWCQPCKQLAPALEKAVKAAGGKVRLVKIDIDKNQMLASQLRIQSIPTVYAFFQGRPVDGFQGAVPESEIKDFIDRLVQAASSAGVPGQEEAAQDNYAELGAAALANGDVTAAAQLFAQGVQTDPENIAAIAGLARCHLALGDAEQAKQTLALAPADKQSDPELSSVAAALSLAESGNSGDVAALEAKVASEPENLEARFDLAGAQLSAGAMEEAVDTLLAIIERDREWNEEAARKKLLTVFDALGQTHPATVRGRRKLSSVLFS, encoded by the coding sequence ATGAGCGAGATACTCGGCGCCAATGGCCTGCCGACAGGCGATGCGGATAATGGCGATCTGATCAAGGACGCCACGATTGAGACTTTTGAAGCTGATGTACTGTCAGCGTCGATGACGACGCCGGTAGTTGTGGATTTCTGGGCTGACTGGTGCCAGCCCTGCAAGCAGCTTGCGCCAGCGCTGGAAAAGGCGGTGAAGGCGGCGGGCGGCAAGGTGCGTCTCGTCAAAATCGATATAGACAAGAACCAGATGCTTGCCTCGCAGTTGCGTATTCAGTCGATCCCGACGGTGTACGCGTTTTTCCAGGGCCGTCCTGTAGATGGATTTCAGGGCGCGGTGCCGGAAAGTGAAATCAAGGATTTTATTGACCGTCTCGTGCAGGCTGCGAGCTCGGCTGGCGTTCCCGGTCAAGAGGAGGCGGCGCAGGACAATTACGCAGAGCTTGGCGCTGCGGCGTTGGCTAATGGCGACGTGACGGCTGCGGCGCAGCTTTTTGCGCAAGGCGTGCAGACTGACCCTGAAAACATTGCGGCGATCGCCGGGCTTGCGCGCTGCCATCTGGCGCTCGGTGATGCAGAGCAGGCGAAGCAGACCTTGGCGCTGGCGCCTGCTGACAAGCAGAGCGATCCGGAACTTTCCAGTGTTGCAGCGGCTCTATCCTTGGCGGAAAGCGGCAATAGCGGCGATGTCGCCGCGCTGGAGGCAAAAGTTGCATCAGAACCAGAGAACCTGGAAGCGCGTTTCGATCTTGCCGGGGCGCAGCTAAGCGCCGGCGCCATGGAAGAAGCGGTGGACACGCTGCTGGCGATCATAGAGCGTGACCGGGAGTGGAACGAAGAAGCCGCGCGCAAGAAGCTGTTGACGGTTTTTGATGCGCTCGGACAAACTCACCCAGCCACGGTGCGAGGCCGGCGAAAACTGTCGTCGGTGCTGTTCTCATAA